A segment of the Streptomyces sp. Tu 2975 genome:
TCCGGGTGAGGATCGCCGTCGTTGCCCGGTCCGTCACCGCTGTCCGCACCGCGGGGTCCTGGGCCGGTGGTGCGACGGTGTCGACATATCGGCCGGCGTCCTCCACCATGCTGTCGGCCCGCACCGCGACGGTCGACAGAACGGACAGCAACGCGGCGAGGACCACCAGCACGGCCGACAGGACCGAGCGCCACCGGTGACGGCGCGGCCTCCTGCCGCTCTCCAGCTCCGCGATACGGCGCTCGAGGTCCGTCACCCCAGTCCGTTCCCCCTCCGGAGAGGGGATGCCGTGTGATCGGTCCGGCCGGCTCGGCTGGGGTTCCATACGGATCTCCTGAGAGAGGACTCCGCGGGTGGTTCGCGAGCGGCGGAGACCCGCCGCCAGTCCAGCAAAGGCGCTCCTTCCGGGTCCCGCTACCGGAGCGGCGGACCGCGTTCGGCCGGCCGGATGAACCCTCCCCGCGCTGATTCGGCCGACCTCCAGCGGTTGTGCTGCCCGTCACCCGGCGACGGCGGTGCGGGCGGCCGCACCGGCCTCCCCGAGCTCGCGCTTGTGGATCTTGCCGGTGGCGTTGGCTTGTGGATCTTGCCGGTGGCGTTGGTGGGCAGGACATCGAAGAATTCCGCCAGGCGAGGGTACTTGTAGCCCGCCATCTCCTCCTCGCACCGGGCGATCAGCTCCGCCTCGGAGAGCGTCGCTCCGGGGGCGAGGACCACGCAGGCCGCACCTCGTTCTTGGTCCGGATGCGGCGCCGACGGCGGTTCGTGGTGCGGCTCGGCGCCCACGGGTGATGAGTTTTCCGTCGGCCGGCGGTCAGAACCGGTACACGGTCGACGACGGAGGCAGGAAATGGCTTCGCGAACACTGCTCACCGGACACGGCCTCGTGGAATCGCCCCGATGGCACGGGGACCGGCTCTACTTTTCCGACTGGTCCGCAGGCGAGGTGATCGCCGTGGACCTCGCCGGCCGGAGCGAGACCATCGCGCGCCTGAAGTCGCTGCCGCTGTGCACGGCCTTCCTCCCCGACGGGCGGATGCTGCTCGTCTCGTCCCCCGACGGGCTCCTGCTGCGCCGTGAGCCGGACGGGACGCTCGTCACGCATGCCGAGCTGGGCAGGCGGCCGGGCTGGAACGACATCGTCGTGGACGGCCGCGGGAACGCGTACGTCAACAGCATCGGCTTCGACATGATGGCCGGCGCGCCGTACGAGACGGGCGTCGTCACCCTGGCCACGCCGGACGGAACGGTTCGGCAGGTGGCCGACGGCCTCGCCTTCCCCAACGGCATGGCGGTGACGGCCGACGACTCGACCCTCGTCGTCGCCGAGTCCTACGGCCACAGCCTGGCGGCCTTCGACATCGACGCCGACGGCGGGCTTTCCGGCCGGCGGGTGTGGGCCGATCTCGGCGACGGCACCCCGGACGGGATCTGCCTCGATGCCGAGGGCGCCGTGTGGTACGCGGACGTGCCCGGCAAGCGGTGCGTACGGGTCGCCGAGGGCGGTCGGGTCCTGCAGACCGTCGAGCTGGACCGAGGCGGCTTCGCCTGCACGCTCGGCGGCCCCGACGGCACGACACTGTTCGTGGTCGCGGCCCGGTGGAGCGACGGACCGGAACCGGTCCCGGCGGGCAGCGGCCAGGTCCTCACGACAGAGGTCACCGTACCGGCGGCGGGTCGGCCGTGACCCACGATCTTTGCCTTGTCCGGCGCCGCTGCGCGGACCGGAGACCTCGGGTGGTGGGGCTCCTGCCGCGCGGCCCGAGGCAGTGCGGGGGCGGGGAGCGGCTGACTTCACGGCGGCGGCGAGGAGGCGTCGTCGTACACGACAAGGCCGTCACTACGGAGGCGCACGCCTGGTGTCGGGCTGTGCACAGTGAGGCGTCCGTCGTGCATCAGATGGTGGACGAGCATGCCGCGGGCCAGGACGGCGAAGTCAGCGATCAGGCGCCGGTGGCATCGCCACCACACTGCCTCGCTGCACATCACCGCGGTGCGCTCCTCACCCGCTTGGCGTACGAGGGCATCCATGGCGGCGACGAACTCCGGGCTGCGGGTGTGAGCGGCGTACCCGCGGAACGACTCGTTGCGCCATACCGTGTCGGGAGAGTCGGGCAGCGGTTTGCGGAAGCCGCCCAGGCGCGGCTCCCACCTATAGGCGATGCCCTCGTCTTCGGGCATCCACCGCTCCAGCCTCTGCCGTGACAGGTCCGGGTCACGGCGGCTGCCGGGAGCGGTCCTCACGTCCACGATGGCGGCAACGTCCGCTTCGCGGAGGAGTTTTGCCAGTGCTCCTCGATCTGCGGTGCTGTGGCCGAAGGTGATCAGCTCGAGCCGGGGCATCGTGAACCCGTCGGCAGAGTCGGTCCGATCGAGGTCCATACATCGAGTTCAGCAGCTTCCGGCCGGCACGGCACTTCCGTCACTACCTGCGAGAAGTCGGCCTGATGCCGGTGACAAGAAGCAGCCGGCGGCGGGTCTGCGTCCTCGGACGGCCTGGTACCGCTTCTACAGTGCGCCTATGCCAATATCCGTTCACGCCCTCGCCCATCGGCCGTTGACCGCAGCGGCGGTCGCCGAGGTTGTAGCTCTGCCGACCGTGCCGACACCTCCCGACGACCGAGCGCTCGACACGGAGATGCAGCAGCGAGGATGGAGCTGGGAGCACAACCTGGTCTGCGACTCCATACGCACCGGTCACGCACACGTCCTGTGCACCGACGCCTATGTCCCGTTCGGCTGTCCCGACGCCCGGCACTTCCTCGTCTTCGGCGAGCTCTACCCTGTGGACCCGGACGACGAGGACATGACCAACGGTCCTTGGTTGTACGACCTCATGGACGACTGGCAGCAGTTGCCCGGCTGGAGCGGCCGCAGACCAGGCACCACCGAGGACTGCGAGGCCATCCTTGCTCAGGCGACGTCGGCAGTGACCGAACACCTCGGCACAGCACCTGAGCGGACGATCCTGTCAGCCGCGACCGTGGTGGAGCCCGCGCCCGCACTCACCCACCGCATCTGGCGTACACCCACCCATGCTCTGGTTCTGGGGCCGGCGTCCGACAACGGCCCCTACGGCTACCTCACCCACCTCCAACTGTCCTACACCCCTCTCACCTGCGCGTCCGAGTTGCCCCCCGCAGGGGACGAAGACGGCCTGGCCAAATGGATCAGCGCGCACGTCGACTGGTAGGGACGGCGAGAGGCCGGCCCTTGTCGACCCACGCGGGCGGAAGCGGGCATGCCCCGACCCCCAAGGGGCAAACGGGTGCAAGCGGACCGTCCGTGCAGTACCCGACCCGAAGGGGCTCTCATGTCTTCAACCCTGACCACGATCGTCCGCGTCATGCGGCGGCACGGCATCGCGCCGCGCCGGCGTCCCGCCCCACCGCCCTCCCGGCTCGGGCGTGGACCGCACGGCGTCTCGAAGGTGGCTGTCGTCCGGGGCCTCGTCGGCGCCCTCCGCAGCCGTACCGGGGCCCGTCGCCACTGACACCGCACGTCCCACGCACCGGCGCGCACAGAGACCGCGCACTCCTGCCCAGGAGAGCGCGGAAGGTGCGAGGCCCCGCACCCGCGCCGCGGGCCGGCTGATCGCGAGGGCAGTGGCCGCGCGTCACAGGAAGCGTCTGATCGGCGTGACCGCCCCCTCCCGGAGTCGCTGCAGCGGGGATCGCCGCCGCCAGCGGGCGTCGAGAATCCGGTCGCTGACGGCCACGTCGGCATCGAAGTCGGCGTCAAGACGGGCGGTGAACGTCTCGTCGAGCACGGCGAGCATCACTTCCTCGTCGTGGTCGAGCGAGCGCCGGTTGAAGTTCGTGGAGCCGACGAGGCCGGCGACACCGTCGACGGTGATGATCTTGGCGTGCATCATCGTCGGCCGGTAGTGCCAGATCGTGACCCCGCATCCCAGAAGCTGTTCGTAGTGCTGCTGTCCGGCGAGTTGGCAGACCCGCTTGTCGGTGTGCGGGCCGGGCAGCAGGATCTCGACCTCGACACCCCGCCGTCTCGCCCCGCAGAGCATGTCGATGAAGAAGGGGTCGGGGCGAAGTAGGCGGTGGCCAGGCGGATCCGCTCCTCCGCGGACTCCAGCGCCACCCTGATCAGGGTCTGCATGTCCTGCCAGCCGAAGCTGGCTGAGCCGCGCACCACCTGCACCGTCGCGTTGCCGCTCGGGCGGTGTTCGACGAACCGGTCGCGCTCGTCGAAGAGGCGGTCGTGGCACTCCGCCCAGTTCTGGGCGAAGGAGGCCGCGATCCCGTCGACCGCCGGGCCGCGCAACCGGACGTGGGTGTCACGCCATTCGTGCTCGTTGCGGGCGTCTCCGCACCACTCCTCGGCGATGCCCACCCCGCCGGTGAAGGCCGTCTGTTCGTCGACGACGAGGACCTTG
Coding sequences within it:
- a CDS encoding DUF488 domain-containing protein translates to MDLDRTDSADGFTMPRLELITFGHSTADRGALAKLLREADVAAIVDVRTAPGSRRDPDLSRQRLERWMPEDEGIAYRWEPRLGGFRKPLPDSPDTVWRNESFRGYAAHTRSPEFVAAMDALVRQAGEERTAVMCSEAVWWRCHRRLIADFAVLARGMLVHHLMHDGRLTVHSPTPGVRLRSDGLVVYDDASSPPP
- a CDS encoding SMP-30/gluconolactonase/LRE family protein; translated protein: MASRTLLTGHGLVESPRWHGDRLYFSDWSAGEVIAVDLAGRSETIARLKSLPLCTAFLPDGRMLLVSSPDGLLLRREPDGTLVTHAELGRRPGWNDIVVDGRGNAYVNSIGFDMMAGAPYETGVVTLATPDGTVRQVADGLAFPNGMAVTADDSTLVVAESYGHSLAAFDIDADGGLSGRRVWADLGDGTPDGICLDAEGAVWYADVPGKRCVRVAEGGRVLQTVELDRGGFACTLGGPDGTTLFVVAARWSDGPEPVPAGSGQVLTTEVTVPAAGRP